A genomic stretch from Shewanella sediminis HAW-EB3 includes:
- a CDS encoding CBS domain-containing protein, with product MSHRKIVRNSDVMTEKFVMVDGLHTVADAIELASAQDVRVLLVNKRNEDDEFGMVLMSDIAKKVLAKDKAPERVNIYEIMIKPVLSVSPEMDVRYCARLFERFRITKAPVIEAGKILGLVSYHDLVLKGMLAEKQ from the coding sequence ATGAGCCACCGCAAGATAGTCCGAAATTCAGATGTGATGACTGAGAAGTTTGTTATGGTTGACGGGCTTCATACTGTCGCCGATGCCATCGAGCTCGCCAGCGCCCAAGACGTGAGAGTACTGCTCGTCAATAAACGTAATGAAGACGATGAGTTTGGTATGGTATTGATGAGTGATATTGCCAAGAAGGTGCTGGCAAAAGATAAAGCGCCAGAGCGGGTGAATATCTATGAGATCATGATCAAACCAGTATTATCTGTCAGCCCTGAGATGGATGTCCGCTATTGTGCTCGTTTGTTTGAACGATTTCGTATCACAAAGGCGCCGGTGATTGAGGCAGGTAAAATCTTAGGTTTAGTGAGTTATCATGATTTGGTGCTTAAAGGGATGCTGGCTGAAAAGCAGTAA
- a CDS encoding MATE family efflux transporter codes for MTVAKFVQGSIMRHILVMSSTAAVGISALFVVDLIDIFFLSLLGEQELAAAVGYAGTISFFTTSIGIGLSIALGALVSRAIGAKQLDMAKRLLLNSAVVTLLMSLCVSAVMTYFIPEVLTLVGATGHTAELAASYLYILVPSLPIICLAMALGAALRAVGDAKLSMMSTLAGGGVNLVFDPIFIFALGMGIEGAAVASVLARTAVLVIAARGVIKKHKLFGEFELDSFKADLRPIFAIAGPAMLTNVATPIGNAVVTRAIADFGDGYVAGWAVLGRLIPVSFGMIFALSGAIGPIVGQNFGAHEFSRVRESLTKALQFCILYVIGVSLILMLLQEQIVSIFDMQGDGADIIRFFCSYIAVFFIFSGALFVANASFNNLGKPKYSTFFNVGKATIGTIPFVYFGAKWAGVYGVLIGQVIGSIIFAVFGVLAAFRLIEKVKQTSLQYGDAEPVNKADEDLLEGELIPSSPNPLSSSCAQMAQITEEQDCEASNELTKSLKATDSRAG; via the coding sequence ATGACAGTCGCTAAATTTGTTCAAGGTTCGATAATGCGTCACATATTGGTGATGAGCTCCACGGCCGCAGTCGGGATCTCGGCGCTTTTTGTGGTCGACTTAATCGATATCTTTTTTCTTAGTCTGCTCGGCGAGCAAGAGTTAGCCGCAGCCGTCGGTTACGCCGGAACCATCTCATTTTTTACGACATCTATCGGCATCGGTCTGTCCATCGCTCTGGGTGCATTAGTCTCCCGCGCAATCGGGGCGAAGCAGTTAGATATGGCCAAGAGGCTACTGCTCAATAGTGCGGTGGTGACTCTGCTCATGAGCTTATGTGTATCTGCTGTCATGACCTACTTTATTCCTGAGGTGCTTACCTTAGTCGGCGCGACTGGCCATACGGCTGAGCTGGCCGCCAGTTATCTCTATATCCTGGTGCCGTCTCTTCCTATCATCTGTCTGGCGATGGCGTTAGGTGCAGCGTTGAGAGCCGTAGGTGATGCTAAGCTGTCTATGATGTCGACCTTAGCCGGTGGTGGCGTTAACTTAGTTTTTGACCCGATATTTATCTTTGCACTGGGAATGGGAATAGAGGGGGCCGCGGTTGCCTCGGTACTGGCTCGTACTGCAGTTCTCGTCATCGCAGCTCGTGGCGTCATCAAAAAGCATAAACTCTTCGGAGAGTTTGAACTCGATAGCTTTAAGGCCGATTTAAGGCCGATATTTGCCATTGCAGGCCCCGCTATGTTGACTAATGTGGCGACACCTATAGGCAATGCCGTTGTAACCAGGGCAATCGCCGACTTTGGTGATGGGTATGTGGCTGGCTGGGCAGTGTTAGGACGTTTAATTCCCGTTTCATTCGGAATGATATTTGCGCTGTCCGGTGCGATTGGCCCCATTGTGGGTCAAAATTTTGGTGCCCATGAATTTAGCCGGGTAAGAGAGAGCCTCACTAAGGCACTGCAGTTTTGCATCTTATATGTCATCGGCGTCTCTCTGATTTTGATGCTGTTACAAGAGCAGATTGTCTCCATATTCGATATGCAGGGAGATGGCGCCGACATCATTCGTTTTTTCTGTAGTTATATCGCCGTATTTTTTATCTTTTCCGGGGCGCTCTTCGTGGCGAATGCTTCATTTAACAACTTAGGTAAACCTAAATACTCTACCTTCTTTAATGTGGGTAAAGCCACGATCGGCACCATACCATTTGTCTATTTCGGAGCTAAGTGGGCTGGTGTATATGGTGTGTTGATAGGGCAAGTTATCGGGTCTATCATTTTTGCTGTTTTTGGGGTGTTAGCAGCCTTCAGGCTAATCGAAAAAGTTAAACAAACGTCTTTACAGTATGGAGATGCGGAGCCAGTGAATAAAGCCGATGAGGATTTACTGGAAGGCGAGCTTATTCCAAGTAGCCCTAACCCATTGTCCTCTTCCTGTGCTCAGATGGCTCAGATAACGGAGGAGCAGGATTGTGAAGCCAGTAATGAACTGACTAAGTCATTGAAGGCTACAGACAGCAGGGCCGGTTAA
- a CDS encoding DUF2986 domain-containing protein, with product MNKKQKMIKMTAKRAKARLNKHTAPTIKKYVSKGDRAKALAQEQAEAALSANKPSDEEQSSVEEVQDTQVEPTDTKQA from the coding sequence ATGAACAAAAAACAGAAAATGATCAAGATGACGGCGAAACGTGCCAAGGCTCGCCTGAACAAGCATACAGCTCCTACCATCAAAAAATATGTCTCTAAAGGTGACCGTGCAAAAGCATTAGCTCAAGAGCAAGCCGAAGCGGCACTATCGGCTAACAAGCCAAGCGACGAAGAGCAGAGCTCAGTCGAAGAGGTTCAGGACACACAAGTTGAACCAACGGATACGAAACAAGCTTAA
- a CDS encoding glutathione S-transferase N-terminal domain-containing protein, which yields MFIVRWILGRIILILNFIFAPKKRKRPQDEQSKIDAETKLLALYEYKACPFCVKVRRAMRRQGLNIETLDAKQDDHKTRLVSQGGHAKVPCLRIEENGETRWMYESSDIINYLDKRFA from the coding sequence ATGTTTATTGTTCGTTGGATTCTAGGCCGTATAATCCTAATTCTTAATTTCATTTTCGCCCCAAAGAAACGTAAACGTCCGCAGGATGAGCAGTCTAAAATCGATGCCGAAACGAAATTACTAGCCCTATACGAATACAAAGCCTGCCCATTTTGCGTCAAAGTTCGTCGCGCAATGCGTCGTCAAGGACTCAATATTGAGACTCTCGACGCAAAACAAGATGACCACAAGACAAGGCTTGTCAGTCAGGGCGGTCATGCTAAAGTCCCTTGCTTGCGAATAGAAGAGAACGGCGAGACCCGTTGGATGTATGAATCTTCAGATATTATCAATTATCTGGATAAACGATTCGCATAA
- a CDS encoding DUF1538 domain-containing protein → MAAIIKLLQSLLSSFKDLIPIILVVGFFEIFVLQQAPDNLFSILIGLVFIVFGLTFFVFGLEMGLFPIGESLAQALARKGSVFWLVIFSFSLGFGTTLAEPALTAVANEAAEVAAEANAIAMTEEAMDSYAMGLRLTVAISVGLAILLGVVRILKGWPIHYIIIGGYVTVMILTSFAPENIIGIAYDSGGVTTSTITVPLVTALGVGLATVIKGRNPMLDGFGLIAFASLTPMIFVLIYGMVVL, encoded by the coding sequence ATGGCCGCAATTATAAAACTGCTCCAATCCCTGTTATCGAGTTTTAAGGACCTGATTCCTATCATTCTCGTGGTCGGATTTTTTGAGATTTTTGTTCTACAGCAAGCGCCTGATAACCTCTTTTCTATTCTAATCGGCCTGGTGTTCATCGTTTTTGGTTTGACATTTTTTGTATTCGGACTGGAGATGGGCTTGTTTCCCATCGGTGAATCTTTGGCACAAGCCCTGGCCAGAAAGGGCAGCGTGTTTTGGTTGGTCATTTTCTCATTCTCTTTGGGCTTTGGGACGACATTAGCGGAGCCTGCGTTAACTGCTGTGGCGAATGAGGCTGCGGAGGTCGCAGCGGAGGCCAATGCCATTGCGATGACAGAAGAGGCGATGGACAGCTATGCGATGGGGCTGAGGTTAACCGTCGCCATATCGGTTGGCTTGGCCATTTTACTCGGCGTTGTTCGTATTCTTAAGGGCTGGCCGATTCATTATATTATCATTGGTGGTTATGTCACTGTGATGATTCTGACCAGTTTTGCGCCTGAGAATATCATTGGCATCGCCTATGACTCGGGTGGGGTAACCACTTCAACGATCACGGTCCCTCTTGTTACAGCTTTAGGGGTTGGTTTAGCGACGGTCATTAAAGGACGTAATCCTATGTTAGATGGCTTTGGTTTAATCGCGTTTGCCAGCTTAACGCCGATGATATTCGTGCTTATCTATGGGATGGTGGTGCTGTGA
- a CDS encoding P-II family nitrogen regulator, with protein sequence MRFKLIIAFVDDVTTNSIVDAARKAGATGATVINHARGEGLEKKKTFMGLSLDVQRDVILFLVEEHKSRSILETINRVGGFDINPGQGIAIQIDVEDAVGVAHQVQKISKDIEDEL encoded by the coding sequence ATGCGCTTTAAACTCATTATCGCATTTGTAGATGATGTCACTACCAACAGTATTGTCGACGCTGCTAGAAAGGCGGGTGCGACAGGCGCGACAGTAATCAATCACGCCCGAGGCGAAGGGTTAGAGAAGAAAAAAACCTTTATGGGGCTCTCTTTAGATGTTCAACGGGATGTGATTCTGTTTCTGGTCGAAGAACATAAGAGCAGAAGTATTCTTGAAACAATCAACCGAGTCGGTGGGTTTGATATAAACCCGGGTCAAGGGATAGCAATTCAGATTGATGTCGAAGATGCCGTTGGGGTTGCCCATCAGGTTCAGAAGATTAGTAAAGATATTGAGGATGAGTTATGA
- a CDS encoding DUF1538 domain-containing protein → MEMLTNLLTTFLLTARDVIPIAVILFGFQLGVLKRPIANLRQVVLGFVYVIVGLSLFLVGLELALFPIGESMAEQLTSPEFIHPEAGVHAPTVWQDYLWVYIFAAAIGFSTTIAEPSLIAVAIKANEVSAGAIGVQGLRISVAIGVSFGIALGCFRIVVGDPIHYYIMAGYVIVVIQTFYAPKLIVPLAYDSGGVTTSTVTVPLVAALGLGLATNVEGRNPLIDGFGLIAFASLFPMISVMGYAQIVEKLNKRRSLKEQKDAL, encoded by the coding sequence ATGGAGATGCTAACGAATCTGCTTACCACTTTCTTATTGACTGCAAGGGATGTGATCCCCATTGCGGTTATCCTGTTTGGTTTCCAACTCGGGGTATTAAAACGCCCTATAGCAAATCTACGGCAGGTTGTGCTTGGGTTTGTTTACGTGATTGTTGGCCTGAGCCTCTTCCTGGTCGGGCTAGAGCTGGCACTGTTCCCCATAGGTGAGAGCATGGCAGAGCAGTTGACGTCGCCTGAATTTATTCACCCTGAAGCCGGGGTTCACGCACCTACCGTTTGGCAAGATTATTTATGGGTCTATATATTTGCTGCAGCCATAGGTTTTAGCACGACCATAGCCGAGCCTTCGTTAATTGCGGTTGCGATTAAAGCGAATGAGGTATCGGCTGGAGCCATTGGTGTACAGGGGTTACGGATATCGGTGGCTATCGGTGTCTCTTTTGGTATCGCGTTAGGTTGTTTTCGGATTGTCGTTGGCGATCCGATTCATTATTACATCATGGCCGGGTATGTCATTGTGGTTATCCAGACTTTTTATGCCCCTAAGCTCATCGTGCCATTGGCTTATGACTCGGGAGGGGTGACAACATCAACGGTTACCGTCCCCTTAGTTGCGGCTTTGGGCTTAGGTTTAGCCACAAATGTAGAGGGGCGAAACCCGCTTATCGATGGGTTTGGTCTGATCGCTTTTGCCAGCTTATTTCCCATGATATCTGTGATGGGATATGCACAAATAGTTGAAAAATTAAATAAGAGACGTTCGTTAAAGGAGCAAAAAGATGCGCTTTAA
- a CDS encoding VOC family protein, translated as MTSVISYRDLDDTWSNFSDSITDFISELGLTQLKLTCDHVALRVNSTELAKRLSQDFERLGNVISNNIINGRPILIFELHSPLIIGEMNIDCVELPYPGEKAYPVEGWEHIELILPCQAKTCEQLRDELLKIAPQLESVLKMKTEIKVKMSSPQGEHERLANPTIAFKKGSICIKVHPHGIKDVIASEQA; from the coding sequence ATGACCTCTGTAATCTCATACCGGGATCTCGATGATACCTGGTCAAACTTTAGTGACAGCATCACCGACTTCATCTCCGAATTAGGCTTAACTCAGCTTAAGTTAACTTGTGATCATGTGGCCTTGAGAGTCAATAGCACGGAGTTAGCCAAACGTTTAAGCCAGGATTTTGAGCGCCTTGGCAATGTCATCTCCAACAATATCATCAATGGTCGCCCCATCTTAATCTTTGAACTTCACTCACCCTTAATCATTGGCGAGATGAACATAGATTGTGTCGAGCTGCCCTACCCGGGAGAGAAAGCGTACCCGGTCGAAGGATGGGAACACATAGAACTAATCCTGCCTTGCCAGGCAAAAACCTGTGAACAACTCAGAGACGAACTGCTCAAGATAGCGCCGCAACTCGAATCAGTCTTGAAGATGAAGACGGAGATTAAGGTGAAAATGAGCTCACCTCAGGGAGAGCATGAACGCCTCGCTAACCCTACGATAGCCTTTAAAAAAGGGAGTATCTGCATTAAGGTTCACCCACATGGGATCAAAGATGTTATTGCTTCAGAGCAAGCCTAG
- a CDS encoding L,D-transpeptidase family protein has product MHRTFRFFLLACTIGFSLQSVAVTSLQSASYSSSNTSIGKIDLVVVDKSQSSMALMRNGQTLRKYRIAMGDRPVGHKVTEGDQRTPEGRYLLDYKKSDSAYYRAIHISYPNEEDSLRAKALGLDPGGQIMIHGQNPNSSLSPEEAQRFNWTDGCIAITNAQMDELWRAIDEGTPIEIWP; this is encoded by the coding sequence ATGCACAGAACCTTTCGATTTTTCTTACTTGCCTGCACTATCGGCTTCTCTCTACAGTCGGTTGCGGTGACCTCGTTACAGAGTGCGAGTTACAGTTCATCTAATACCAGCATTGGCAAAATAGATCTCGTCGTTGTCGACAAATCACAATCGAGCATGGCATTGATGCGCAATGGACAGACCCTACGCAAATATCGTATCGCAATGGGTGACCGTCCTGTGGGGCACAAGGTAACCGAAGGCGATCAGCGCACGCCGGAAGGCCGTTATCTGCTGGATTACAAAAAGTCTGATAGTGCATACTACCGCGCAATCCATATCTCCTACCCCAATGAAGAAGACAGCCTCAGGGCAAAAGCATTAGGACTCGATCCCGGCGGGCAGATCATGATCCATGGGCAAAATCCAAATTCATCTTTATCACCCGAAGAGGCACAAAGGTTTAACTGGACCGATGGCTGCATCGCCATAACCAATGCGCAAATGGATGAACTTTGGCGCGCGATAGACGAAGGAACTCCTATCGAGATCTGGCCCTGA
- a CDS encoding ion transporter, translated as MQQDNHQIPDTSMRYKLREIIFGTDTKAGRYFDIALMICIIISVSLVFLDTMAGIHEQYGEIIRIFEWIFTVIFTIEYALRLYCSTHPVSYARSFYGVVDLLSVLPSYLALFFPGANFTLVIRILRLFRIFRVLKLLRYLSEGNVLLRAMLQSGRKVFIFFFSVSLIIMVLGAIMYVVEGPENGFTSIPKSIYWTIVTITTVGYGDITPGTTLGQAIAAFTMLLGYSIIAIPTGILTVEISQEMGRNKDLRRCSNCLKKGHENDAEYCDHCGSELQRDI; from the coding sequence ATGCAGCAAGATAATCATCAAATACCCGACACTTCGATGAGGTATAAACTGCGAGAAATCATCTTTGGTACCGATACCAAGGCTGGGCGATATTTCGATATAGCCTTGATGATTTGTATTATTATCAGTGTCTCTCTGGTTTTCTTAGACACCATGGCTGGGATCCATGAGCAGTACGGTGAAATCATACGAATATTTGAATGGATCTTCACCGTGATTTTCACCATAGAGTATGCGCTGAGGTTGTATTGTTCGACCCATCCCGTCAGCTATGCACGAAGCTTCTATGGCGTCGTCGATCTCTTGTCTGTTTTGCCCAGTTATCTGGCCCTGTTCTTCCCCGGAGCCAACTTCACCTTGGTCATCAGAATATTAAGGCTCTTTAGAATTTTCAGAGTACTTAAATTGTTACGATATCTTAGTGAGGGCAATGTTTTACTGAGGGCTATGTTACAGTCCGGGCGTAAAGTCTTTATCTTCTTCTTCTCTGTAAGCCTGATTATCATGGTGCTGGGCGCGATTATGTATGTGGTCGAAGGCCCAGAAAATGGTTTCACCTCAATACCTAAGTCAATCTATTGGACCATAGTGACTATCACAACCGTGGGTTACGGTGACATCACACCCGGAACCACTTTGGGTCAGGCTATCGCGGCATTTACTATGTTGCTCGGTTACTCAATTATTGCGATTCCGACTGGCATTTTAACCGTAGAAATATCTCAGGAGATGGGACGAAATAAAGATCTCCGACGATGCAGCAACTGCTTGAAGAAAGGGCATGAAAATGATGCTGAATATTGCGACCATTGTGGCAGCGAATTACAGAGGGATATCTAG
- the yqfB gene encoding N(4)-acetylcytidine aminohydrolase: MSSNKITFFQRFEKDILSGAKTITLRDASESHYKAGQGVSVSTYETDRWFCDVMIDSVECIKFDELNSIHAEQENMTLPELREVITEIYGEIETLWMISFHLVRT; encoded by the coding sequence ATGTCATCTAATAAAATCACATTTTTTCAAAGGTTTGAGAAAGATATTCTCTCTGGCGCGAAAACCATTACATTAAGGGATGCCTCTGAGTCTCATTACAAGGCGGGACAAGGTGTGAGTGTTTCAACCTATGAAACCGACCGTTGGTTTTGTGATGTGATGATCGATTCGGTCGAGTGCATCAAATTTGATGAACTTAATTCTATTCACGCCGAGCAGGAAAATATGACATTACCGGAATTAAGAGAGGTTATTACCGAGATTTATGGTGAGATAGAGACTCTGTGGATGATCAGCTTTCACCTGGTGCGCACTTAA
- a CDS encoding sodium:solute symporter family protein has translation MHYFDYAIFACYLIGLLAFGYYHFRRHQSGEDYYLGGRNIKARHVGFSIAATDVGGGFSIGLAGLGFSMGLSGAWLLFTGLLGAWLSAVWLLPRVKFLEGKHGLSTYPELLKIRFGTKVAMLAAMISCIGYLGFTGAQMLAGAKLAAATLLTEPALGISNLQLMLWVIGGVTILYTVFGGLKAVIYTDSVQWLILLAGMSLFALPYALDAVGGWQGLMDSLPASYFSLTAISPVLAINWLLTITPIWLIAMTLYQRMFACRDTQTAKRAWYLAGFLEFPLMAVSGVILGMCARVLLPDMEPEMAVPAMIRDLLPIGITGIIIAAYFSAIMSTADSCLMAASANLTQDVLKIPASHSRTVRISMIATALLGLAAILLASQANQVLDAILYAYGFMVSGLVFPTLAALFWPKVGAGTALASMLSGGLCAIALMTGLLPLPEILTALGLDVSIYGLALSALIMLIGYKISPELTADVQDVEANYERN, from the coding sequence ATGCATTATTTTGACTATGCAATTTTTGCCTGCTATTTGATTGGACTGTTAGCGTTTGGTTACTACCATTTTCGTCGTCACCAAAGCGGTGAAGATTATTATCTCGGTGGGCGAAATATTAAAGCCAGGCACGTGGGGTTCTCCATCGCTGCAACGGATGTTGGTGGAGGCTTCTCCATCGGACTCGCCGGGCTAGGTTTCAGTATGGGTCTTTCAGGCGCCTGGCTGCTATTTACCGGTTTGCTGGGAGCCTGGCTCTCAGCCGTGTGGTTGCTCCCCAGAGTTAAGTTTTTGGAAGGGAAACACGGACTGTCGACCTACCCGGAACTGCTCAAGATTAGATTTGGCACCAAAGTCGCCATGCTGGCGGCGATGATTTCCTGTATTGGTTATCTGGGATTCACCGGTGCGCAGATGCTGGCGGGGGCTAAGTTAGCTGCGGCAACCTTACTGACCGAACCGGCATTGGGTATATCCAACCTGCAACTCATGCTCTGGGTTATAGGCGGCGTGACCATTTTGTACACCGTATTTGGCGGCTTGAAGGCGGTGATCTACACCGACAGTGTGCAATGGCTCATTCTCCTTGCAGGCATGTCGTTGTTTGCTTTGCCCTATGCACTCGATGCAGTAGGTGGCTGGCAGGGGCTGATGGACTCCTTGCCTGCAAGCTACTTCTCATTAACGGCAATCTCTCCGGTTTTAGCCATAAACTGGTTACTGACCATTACCCCGATCTGGCTGATTGCCATGACACTGTATCAACGCATGTTTGCCTGTAGAGATACGCAAACGGCTAAGCGCGCCTGGTACCTTGCAGGCTTTCTGGAATTCCCCCTGATGGCTGTTAGCGGTGTCATCCTGGGGATGTGTGCCAGAGTGCTGCTGCCCGATATGGAGCCGGAGATGGCAGTGCCTGCGATGATCCGGGATCTGTTGCCCATCGGCATCACAGGGATCATAATTGCAGCCTACTTCTCTGCCATTATGTCGACTGCAGACAGCTGTCTTATGGCCGCTTCGGCTAACCTGACGCAAGACGTACTCAAAATTCCAGCCAGTCATTCCAGGACGGTTCGCATCTCAATGATTGCCACCGCACTGTTGGGGCTCGCCGCTATCTTGTTGGCGAGTCAGGCTAATCAGGTGCTGGATGCCATTCTGTATGCCTACGGCTTTATGGTTTCCGGTCTGGTATTCCCCACCCTGGCCGCACTGTTCTGGCCTAAGGTAGGAGCCGGCACGGCGTTGGCCTCAATGTTGAGTGGTGGGCTGTGCGCCATCGCCCTGATGACCGGCCTGTTGCCACTACCCGAGATCCTTACTGCCTTAGGGCTGGATGTGAGCATTTATGGTCTGGCTCTGTCGGCTCTGATCATGCTTATAGGCTACAAAATTTCACCCGAACTAACGGCCGATGTACAAGATGTGGAGGCCAATTATGAACGAAATTAA
- the ablB gene encoding putative beta-lysine N-acetyltransferase yields MNEINRSLFDTCDLLEGASIQYGPNSSRVYLMSMKQGEPTCLPAAMYQLAKAQGYGKLIAKVRQCESEHFFNHGFTEEARLPGYYPAIGQSEGVGECAGANVGEEAGEDALLLGAYLDSERQIDTKTAEHEKVLTLARNNLSKVTPAPDWQVIPLDEVYVEEMAHMYREVFPSYPFPIHEAGYLRETMSDNVSYFGIKHQGRLIALASAEQDLDNMAVEMTDFATSPEFRGQQLAAALLNKMESCMEQLGFRQAFTIARAGSVGMNRTFAKHGYHYQGRLINNTQISGQIESMNIWSKPLSPEC; encoded by the coding sequence ATGAACGAAATTAATCGCAGCCTGTTTGATACCTGTGATCTACTCGAAGGTGCCAGTATTCAATATGGTCCAAACAGCAGCCGGGTTTATTTGATGTCGATGAAGCAAGGTGAACCGACCTGTCTGCCGGCCGCCATGTATCAATTAGCCAAAGCACAGGGTTATGGCAAATTAATAGCCAAGGTTCGCCAATGTGAATCGGAGCATTTTTTCAACCACGGCTTTACCGAGGAAGCACGCTTGCCAGGGTATTACCCTGCCATTGGACAGAGTGAAGGTGTGGGTGAATGTGCGGGCGCAAATGTGGGTGAAGAGGCAGGTGAAGATGCGTTATTGTTAGGTGCATATCTGGACTCTGAACGCCAGATAGATACCAAAACTGCAGAGCATGAAAAAGTACTCACTCTGGCCCGCAATAATCTCTCCAAGGTAACGCCAGCTCCTGATTGGCAGGTTATCCCATTGGATGAAGTGTACGTTGAAGAGATGGCCCATATGTATCGAGAGGTCTTCCCAAGCTATCCCTTCCCTATTCATGAGGCTGGCTATCTACGTGAAACCATGTCCGATAATGTCAGTTATTTTGGCATCAAACACCAGGGTCGATTGATCGCCTTAGCCTCTGCCGAGCAGGATTTGGATAATATGGCTGTGGAGATGACGGACTTCGCGACTTCACCTGAATTCAGAGGGCAGCAACTGGCGGCGGCGCTACTGAATAAGATGGAATCTTGCATGGAGCAGCTGGGCTTTCGTCAGGCTTTTACCATCGCCCGCGCGGGTTCAGTTGGTATGAACAGGACATTTGCCAAACATGGCTACCACTATCAGGGACGGCTGATTAACAACACTCAAATCAGTGGCCAGATAGAAAGTATGAATATCTGGTCTAAACCACTCAGTCCTGAATGCTGA
- a CDS encoding KamA family radical SAM protein: MSQASIQVKQYTPQIPLKLVKNNKEDKFADYQSLMDFDVASRPWRETLAHSFKTDKELSKVFGNINPVEEDVYKVIATRITPYIAQLMDKDDQACPIRIQYVPEQNEMDVAPQEMGDQLAEDDMMPDGTSIVHRYPNRVLFLVHNICGAYCRHCTRKRMVSDPLNVISMERIRKSVEYLREHPEVQDVLLSGGDPLLLTDDKLDQVLSMIREARPDLKILRIGSRLPTQLPTRITPELCQILVKNRVTLLNTQVNHPKEITPLFVKHMAMLRTSGIMLGNQSVLIKGVNDSVEVMRDLVMDLVSNGIRPYYVYSMDPAPGNSKFQVSYDRMLEIYHGIRGWVSGPAIPTFIVDGIGGLGKMPVQPEYVRKQVIDGETKLLATNFEGRNADMSFLLGE; this comes from the coding sequence ATGTCTCAGGCATCCATACAAGTTAAGCAGTACACCCCGCAGATCCCCCTTAAGCTGGTCAAAAATAATAAAGAAGATAAGTTTGCTGACTACCAGTCACTGATGGACTTTGATGTTGCCAGCCGTCCCTGGCGGGAAACATTGGCTCACTCCTTTAAAACGGACAAGGAGCTCTCCAAAGTATTCGGTAATATCAATCCGGTCGAAGAGGACGTTTATAAGGTCATCGCCACCCGTATTACGCCCTATATTGCTCAGTTGATGGACAAGGACGATCAGGCATGCCCAATCCGCATTCAATACGTTCCTGAGCAAAATGAAATGGATGTAGCACCACAAGAGATGGGGGATCAGCTGGCTGAAGATGACATGATGCCTGATGGAACCTCTATCGTTCACCGCTATCCTAACCGCGTGCTCTTTCTGGTACACAATATTTGTGGCGCCTATTGTCGCCACTGTACCCGAAAGCGCATGGTGTCAGATCCCCTGAATGTTATCTCTATGGAGCGGATCCGCAAATCTGTGGAATACCTACGTGAACACCCGGAAGTACAGGATGTGCTGCTCTCTGGCGGTGATCCATTGTTGCTGACTGATGACAAGCTAGACCAGGTGTTGTCCATGATCCGTGAAGCAAGGCCTGATCTGAAAATATTGCGTATCGGCAGCCGCTTACCAACTCAGTTGCCTACACGTATTACGCCAGAGCTGTGTCAGATACTGGTTAAAAACCGCGTCACCCTGCTCAATACCCAAGTTAATCATCCCAAAGAGATCACTCCATTGTTTGTGAAGCATATGGCAATGCTGCGCACCAGCGGCATTATGCTTGGTAACCAAAGCGTGTTGATCAAGGGAGTTAACGACAGCGTTGAAGTGATGCGCGATCTGGTCATGGATCTGGTCTCCAATGGTATTCGTCCTTACTATGTTTACTCCATGGATCCCGCTCCCGGTAACAGCAAGTTTCAGGTCAGCTACGACCGTATGCTGGAGATCTACCATGGCATCCGGGGTTGGGTATCGGGGCCTGCCATTCCAACCTTTATCGTCGATGGCATTGGTGGTCTGGGTAAAATGCCGGTACAGCCGGAATACGTGCGCAAACAAGTGATCGATGGCGAAACTAAACTCTTAGCTACCAACTTTGAAGGGCGAAACGCCGACATGTCTTTCCTGCTGGGTGAGTAA